A part of Desulfofundulus salinus genomic DNA contains:
- the tmk gene encoding dTMP kinase: MKGFFVVFEGIDGAGKTTQARLLAQALVQRGHPVVLTREPGGTPVGEKIRSLLLDPVLAGLTPLAEALLYAGARAELVASTIRPALAGGRVVISDRFVDSSLAYQGYGRCLDLKELEQLNALATGGLVPDLTVLLDMPAAEALARLTGRADRIEQERLDFFDRVRWGYRQLVKRAPQRYLVLDGRLGCRELHRQILKAVEERF, from the coding sequence GTGAAAGGTTTTTTCGTAGTTTTTGAAGGTATTGACGGGGCCGGGAAAACTACTCAGGCCCGGCTTTTAGCTCAAGCCCTGGTCCAGCGGGGGCACCCGGTGGTACTCACCCGGGAACCCGGGGGGACCCCGGTGGGGGAAAAGATCCGCAGCCTTTTACTCGATCCGGTACTGGCCGGTTTAACCCCCCTGGCCGAGGCCCTTCTTTACGCCGGCGCCCGGGCCGAGCTGGTGGCCAGCACCATCCGCCCCGCCCTGGCCGGCGGCCGGGTGGTGATCAGCGATCGCTTTGTGGATTCCAGCCTGGCCTATCAGGGCTACGGACGATGCCTCGACCTGAAGGAATTGGAACAGCTTAACGCCCTGGCCACGGGAGGGCTTGTGCCCGACTTAACGGTGTTGCTGGACATGCCGGCCGCCGAGGCTCTGGCCCGGCTGACCGGCAGGGCAGACCGCATCGAACAGGAAAGGCTGGATTTTTTTGACCGGGTACGCTGGGGATACCGCCAGCTGGTAAAAAGGGCGCCCCAACGTTACCTGGTGCTGGACGGACGCCTGGGCTGCCGGGAGCTCCACCGGCAGATCTTAAAGGCCGTGGAGGAGAGGTTTTAG
- a CDS encoding aminotransferase class I/II-fold pyridoxal phosphate-dependent enzyme, with product MNQQEAPLVAALYAHCARSYAHLHVPAHRQGEAIFPEWQGGKEILQLDLTELPGLDDLHRPEGVIARAQALAAELFGAGQTFFLVNGSTVGITALFLALCRPGDEILLPRNAHRAVLGGLIFSGAKPVFLEPVVIEEFGIAAGLTPQVVAGALEKHPQAKGLLVLHPTYYGVTGDLPRLVGLAHGVNKPVLADEAHGVHFAFHAVLPPPALQCGVDAAVQSMHKMGGSLTQSSLLHLKGNRVDVLKTARALRLLQSSSPSYLLLASLDGARRQLATKGREMLERAVGLAREVRQALSRLPGITLLGEEHLGRPGANGLDPTRLVISLRCVGLTGYQAARILARDYRVQVEMADYYNLVVVIGIGTTRQDCELLIRGLQGVVRRVGAGQSLVACPERPPLPVGRLTPRQAWLAPSRPLPLEECAGHICAEWVNVSPPGIPLLYPGEEIGPEMVEYLQWVRNLSLPVQGPEDPGLASLRVVVR from the coding sequence ATGAACCAGCAAGAAGCGCCCCTGGTGGCCGCACTCTATGCCCATTGTGCCAGGAGTTACGCCCACCTGCACGTGCCCGCACACCGTCAGGGAGAAGCCATTTTCCCCGAGTGGCAGGGGGGTAAAGAAATCCTGCAGCTGGATCTTACCGAGTTGCCCGGTTTGGATGATCTGCACCGTCCCGAAGGGGTGATCGCCCGGGCACAAGCCCTGGCGGCAGAGCTTTTTGGCGCCGGGCAAACCTTTTTTCTGGTTAACGGGAGCACGGTGGGTATAACGGCCCTGTTCCTGGCCCTGTGCCGCCCGGGGGATGAAATCTTGCTTCCCCGCAACGCCCACCGGGCCGTGCTGGGGGGGTTGATTTTTTCCGGGGCTAAGCCTGTTTTTCTTGAACCTGTGGTTATTGAGGAGTTTGGTATTGCTGCCGGATTGACTCCTCAGGTAGTTGCCGGGGCACTGGAAAAGCACCCGCAGGCGAAGGGGCTGCTGGTGCTCCATCCCACCTATTATGGAGTTACGGGCGATCTGCCGCGACTGGTGGGGCTGGCCCACGGGGTGAACAAGCCTGTGCTGGCCGATGAGGCCCACGGCGTGCACTTTGCCTTTCATGCCGTGCTGCCGCCGCCGGCATTGCAGTGCGGCGTGGACGCCGCGGTACAGAGCATGCACAAGATGGGAGGTTCCCTCACCCAATCCTCGTTACTGCATCTCAAAGGAAACCGGGTGGATGTCCTGAAAACGGCCCGGGCATTGCGCCTTTTGCAGAGCAGCAGTCCCTCTTATCTTTTGCTGGCTTCCCTGGACGGTGCTCGCAGGCAGCTGGCCACAAAAGGCAGGGAAATGCTGGAGCGGGCGGTGGGCCTGGCCCGGGAGGTAAGGCAGGCCCTTTCCCGTTTGCCCGGCATTACCCTGCTGGGGGAAGAACACCTGGGCCGGCCGGGAGCAAACGGCCTGGATCCCACCCGGCTGGTGATTTCCCTGCGTTGCGTGGGGTTGACGGGGTACCAGGCGGCCCGGATCCTGGCCCGGGATTACCGGGTGCAGGTGGAAATGGCCGATTATTATAACCTGGTGGTGGTCATTGGCATCGGCACCACCCGCCAGGATTGCGAGCTCCTCATCCGCGGTTTGCAGGGAGTGGTTCGCCGGGTGGGAGCAGGACAATCTCTCGTGGCCTGCCCCGAACGGCCGCCGCTTCCGGTGGGGCGCCTTACGCCCCGCCAGGCCTGGCTGGCTCCCAGCCGCCCCCTGCCTTTGGAGGAATGCGCCGGCCACATCTGTGCCGAATGGGTGAACGTTTCCCCGCCAGGCATTCCCCTGCTCTATCCCGGGGAGGAGATTGGTCCGGAGATGGTCGAATATCTACAATGGGTCAGGAACCTGTCACTTCCCGTACAGGGTCCTGAAGATCCCGGGCTGGCGAGCCTGCGGGTGGTGGTCCGGTGA
- a CDS encoding 4Fe-4S dicluster domain-containing protein, protein MTQSFKARTIETQKSFWTIFPGLCKGCGLCMQKCPKKCLSWSDVLGVYGTPSVEPNDECIACGICQMVCPDCAINVSKKKEEKKAG, encoded by the coding sequence ATGACACAGTCCTTTAAGGCCCGGACCATAGAAACCCAAAAAAGCTTCTGGACTATCTTCCCCGGCCTGTGCAAAGGCTGTGGGTTGTGCATGCAAAAGTGCCCCAAGAAGTGCCTTTCCTGGTCTGATGTGCTGGGGGTTTATGGTACTCCTTCGGTGGAACCAAACGATGAGTGCATCGCCTGCGGTATCTGCCAGATGGTTTGCCCTGACTGTGCCATCAATGTTAGCAAGAAAAAAGAGGAAAAGAAGGCGGGTTAA
- a CDS encoding 2-oxoacid:acceptor oxidoreductase family protein, translating into MAKAVKILLAGEGGQGVQSVAEIIAEAANEEGREALYIPNFGVEQRGGVSIAYLQIGDEPIGAPKFQTGDIVIALSDRAVHRTRQYVGPQTLFVYDSSIEGVEDALPTQAKKILPIPAIEVSKNELHPRVFNIVIMGAVIKATGVISVEEAKKAIEKKLGYKFEKNPKLRELNFRALERGMELVAQAI; encoded by the coding sequence ATGGCTAAGGCGGTAAAGATCCTTCTGGCCGGGGAAGGCGGTCAGGGGGTCCAATCGGTAGCGGAAATCATTGCCGAGGCGGCCAACGAGGAAGGCCGCGAGGCCCTGTACATCCCCAACTTCGGCGTGGAGCAGCGCGGTGGTGTTTCCATCGCCTATTTGCAAATCGGGGATGAACCCATCGGCGCACCCAAGTTCCAGACCGGGGACATCGTCATTGCCTTGAGCGACCGGGCGGTGCACCGGACCCGGCAGTATGTGGGCCCCCAAACCCTGTTTGTTTACGATTCCAGCATTGAAGGCGTCGAGGACGCCCTGCCCACCCAGGCGAAAAAGATTTTGCCCATTCCGGCCATTGAGGTTTCCAAAAACGAACTGCATCCCCGGGTGTTCAACATTGTCATCATGGGTGCGGTAATTAAGGCCACCGGGGTAATTTCCGTAGAAGAGGCTAAGAAGGCCATTGAGAAAAAACTTGGCTACAAGTTTGAAAAGAACCCCAAGCTACGGGAACTGAATTTCCGTGCCCTGGAGCGGGGCATGGAGCTTGTGGCTCAAGCCATCTAA
- a CDS encoding thiamine pyrophosphate-dependent enzyme — protein MSVQPAMPKSWRVDTKPHKFCPGCGHGLVLKALGQAIDELGIQDRAVFGCDIGCSLLAWDFFNVDTIQTHHGRTTPVITGLKRANPNLIGIAYMGDGGGYAIGSQHLVNAASRNERITVILVNNTQYGMTGGQMAPTTLPGQKTETTPYGRDPEKTGYPTQGPEMVAAITREGAYVARGTVANLRQLKNYLKKALENQMAGNGFSFVEVLSTCPTNWRTNAEETWKMVEQELPRYFKVGEIKVPGQKEGEANG, from the coding sequence ATGTCTGTGCAACCTGCCATGCCCAAGAGCTGGCGTGTAGATACCAAGCCCCACAAGTTTTGTCCCGGTTGCGGCCACGGCCTGGTGCTAAAGGCGCTGGGGCAGGCCATTGACGAACTGGGGATCCAGGACCGGGCCGTTTTTGGCTGTGATATTGGCTGTTCCCTGCTCGCCTGGGACTTCTTCAACGTGGATACCATTCAAACCCACCACGGCCGCACCACGCCCGTGATCACGGGTTTAAAGCGGGCCAATCCCAATCTTATCGGCATTGCCTACATGGGTGACGGCGGCGGCTATGCCATTGGCTCGCAGCACCTGGTAAATGCCGCGTCAAGAAACGAAAGGATCACCGTGATCCTGGTGAACAATACCCAGTACGGCATGACCGGCGGTCAGATGGCGCCTACCACCCTGCCCGGCCAGAAGACCGAAACCACACCCTACGGCCGGGATCCGGAAAAAACCGGTTATCCCACCCAGGGTCCGGAAATGGTGGCCGCCATTACCCGGGAGGGAGCCTACGTGGCCCGGGGCACCGTGGCCAACCTGCGGCAGTTAAAGAATTACCTCAAAAAGGCCCTGGAAAACCAGATGGCCGGCAACGGTTTTTCCTTTGTGGAGGTTCTCTCTACCTGCCCGACAAACTGGCGGACCAACGCCGAGGAGACCTGGAAAATGGTGGAACAGGAACTGCCCAGGTACTTTAAGGTAGGCGAAATTAAAGTGCCCGGTCAGAAGGAGGGCGAGGCAAATGGCTAA